From Halobacillus sp. Marseille-Q1614, the proteins below share one genomic window:
- the tagD gene encoding glycerol-3-phosphate cytidylyltransferase, whose amino-acid sequence MKKVITYGTFDLLHWGHINLLKRAKDLGDYLIVAISSDEFNAIKNKEAYHSFENRKMILEAIRYVDEVIAEENWEQKVEDVQKHDVDVFVMGDDWKGKFDHLKDYCEVVYLPRTVGISTSKIKNDLLDVNDG is encoded by the coding sequence ATGAAAAAAGTAATCACATATGGAACCTTTGATTTACTTCACTGGGGACATATTAATTTATTAAAAAGAGCAAAAGATTTAGGAGATTATTTAATTGTTGCTATTTCATCTGATGAATTTAACGCCATTAAAAATAAAGAAGCTTACCACAGCTTTGAGAATCGTAAAATGATTCTAGAAGCCATTCGTTATGTAGATGAAGTGATTGCAGAAGAGAATTGGGAACAAAAAGTAGAAGATGTTCAAAAGCACGATGTGGACGTTTTCGTTATGGGTGACGATTGGAAAGGTAAATTCGATCACTTAAAAGATTATTGTGAAGTAGTCTATCTTCCACGTACTGTCGGGATTTCAACTAGTAAAATAAAAAACGATTTACTTGATGTGAACGATGGTTAG
- a CDS encoding SH3 domain-containing protein, giving the protein MRFGFFKLLSALLFLLLLIAYFPASGTVTAEEEFRGVALKNPTKVYSTESRNSNVLKQYNEGSILQYREHSSSWYIATIYLNYKAYTGYIHKDDVENSVSTQHDLEGRAINNLVSVYEEANIGAQPLKSYGQGSILRYKTFSNDWYEATVYLDHKPYTGYIHKSHVETSVQPQQDLTGIALQNTTNVYSKAATGSKILKSYSNGTILQYKSFLNDWYEATVYLNHEPHTGYIHKSHVETGEVDGAKDSGIALLKPTNIYSNARTNSQVIKSFSPGTTLSYKDYSSNWYIVEKGVNGVEETGYLHKSHVEKPSSTNNARRGIGLQSPTHVFNAASTNSKPLKSYEQGSILQYKDFSANWYEATVYLNHEPYTGYIAKSHVENLSSDQQIVSGLAAVDQTIMYEKASKRSGIIHVYNKNDILDLKTFSADWYEAKAYINGESNTGYIHKDQVNTEKLIYETTNYDIHFDDVLEIQMTRTPKADGAGKVSATEEEVSYYLNPDNFDKNSSSFYQFLKLSQPAGLNAEEANRKVLYNAEILEGKASAFIEAGKIHSINEAYLISHAIHETGYGTSTLARGVPVDNNGNVVSESNKVHTVYNVYGIGAVDDSPVSGGAKRAFNEGWFTPEEAIIGGARFVSVNYVHSGQDTLYKMRWNPDNPGYHQYATHVAWADLQTRTISNIYDALNNYVLVYDVPAYIGQPSSSPKPDPDDSAGTYIEYPANVKGEVAVQTGSNLNLRSGPSINDSIQASIPGGSKIDVLGTNGSWYEVSFDGTKGWVSGEFVKLLNLLEVKASNLNVRTGPSTSYQPVGSLQTGDFVAGVLDNSDKIITSNEWYQINFNDYTAWASSGTDHSFIVRR; this is encoded by the coding sequence ATGCGTTTTGGGTTTTTTAAATTATTGTCAGCTCTTTTGTTTTTGTTACTGCTAATTGCTTATTTTCCTGCATCGGGCACTGTAACAGCCGAAGAAGAATTTAGAGGGGTTGCTCTTAAGAACCCTACTAAGGTTTATAGCACAGAAAGCAGAAATTCAAATGTGCTGAAACAATATAATGAGGGGTCGATCCTTCAATACAGAGAACACAGCAGCAGCTGGTATATTGCCACTATATATTTAAACTACAAAGCTTACACAGGTTACATACATAAAGATGATGTAGAAAATTCAGTGAGCACGCAACACGATTTAGAAGGACGAGCAATTAATAATCTAGTTAGTGTGTACGAGGAAGCAAATATAGGGGCACAACCTTTAAAATCATACGGGCAGGGTTCTATACTAAGATATAAAACTTTTTCTAATGATTGGTATGAAGCCACCGTGTACTTAGACCACAAACCCTATACAGGTTATATACATAAAAGTCATGTAGAGACTTCCGTGCAGCCTCAACAAGATTTAACAGGAATTGCTCTTCAGAATACTACGAATGTGTATTCTAAAGCAGCAACAGGATCAAAGATCTTAAAATCTTATTCGAATGGAACTATTCTGCAATATAAGTCCTTCTTAAATGACTGGTATGAAGCTACTGTTTATTTGAATCATGAACCTCATACGGGGTACATTCACAAAAGCCACGTAGAGACAGGAGAAGTAGATGGGGCAAAAGATTCGGGTATTGCGTTATTAAAACCAACTAATATCTATTCAAATGCCCGCACAAATTCACAAGTTATAAAATCTTTTTCTCCAGGTACCACCTTATCTTATAAAGATTATTCGAGTAATTGGTATATCGTTGAAAAAGGGGTGAACGGTGTAGAGGAAACAGGATACCTTCACAAAAGTCATGTGGAGAAGCCTTCTTCAACAAATAATGCCCGCAGAGGGATTGGATTGCAGTCCCCAACACATGTTTTCAACGCTGCTTCAACAAATTCCAAGCCACTGAAGTCATACGAACAAGGAAGCATCCTTCAATACAAAGACTTCTCGGCCAATTGGTATGAAGCTACAGTGTATTTGAACCATGAACCCTATACAGGTTATATTGCCAAGTCACACGTCGAGAATCTATCGAGTGATCAACAAATAGTCAGTGGACTAGCAGCTGTTGATCAAACAATTATGTATGAAAAAGCATCAAAGCGGTCAGGGATCATTCATGTCTACAATAAAAATGATATCCTAGACCTTAAAACATTTAGTGCAGATTGGTACGAAGCGAAAGCGTATATAAATGGAGAAAGTAATACTGGATATATTCACAAAGACCAAGTTAATACAGAAAAATTAATCTATGAAACTACTAACTACGATATTCACTTTGATGATGTGCTAGAAATTCAAATGACTAGAACTCCAAAAGCAGACGGTGCTGGAAAAGTGAGTGCTACTGAAGAAGAGGTATCTTATTACTTAAATCCTGATAATTTTGATAAAAACTCCAGCAGTTTTTACCAGTTTTTAAAATTATCACAGCCTGCAGGCCTGAATGCTGAAGAAGCCAACCGTAAAGTTCTTTATAATGCTGAAATATTGGAAGGAAAAGCTTCAGCTTTTATTGAAGCTGGTAAAATACACAGCATTAATGAAGCTTACCTGATCTCCCATGCTATTCATGAAACTGGATATGGCACATCCACCTTGGCTAGAGGTGTTCCTGTTGATAACAATGGTAATGTGGTTTCAGAAAGTAATAAAGTTCATACTGTTTACAACGTTTATGGAATAGGAGCAGTAGACGATTCACCGGTATCAGGGGGAGCTAAGAGAGCTTTTAACGAAGGATGGTTCACTCCTGAAGAGGCTATAATTGGAGGAGCGAGATTTGTTTCTGTTAATTATGTCCATAGCGGTCAGGATACTTTATATAAAATGCGCTGGAACCCTGACAACCCTGGTTATCACCAATATGCAACTCATGTAGCATGGGCTGATTTACAAACAAGAACAATATCTAACATTTATGATGCTCTTAACAATTATGTTTTAGTATATGATGTTCCAGCTTATATCGGTCAGCCTTCTTCTTCGCCTAAACCAGATCCTGATGACTCAGCAGGCACTTATATTGAGTACCCTGCTAATGTAAAAGGAGAAGTTGCAGTACAGACTGGTTCAAATCTGAACTTAAGAAGCGGCCCATCAATAAATGATTCAATTCAAGCTTCTATACCAGGCGGAAGTAAGATTGATGTGCTTGGTACTAATGGATCTTGGTATGAAGTCTCTTTTGATGGTACTAAAGGATGGGTTAGCGGAGAGTTTGTTAAATTGCTAAATCTATTAGAGGTTAAAGCAAGCAACTTAAACGTTAGAACCGGCCCTTCTACTTCCTATCAGCCGGTTGGATCACTGCAAACCGGAGATTTTGTTGCAGGCGTCTTAGACAATAGTGATAAAATCATAACAAGTAATGAATGGTATCAAATTAACTTTAATGATTATACAGCTTGGGCAAGCAGTGGCACCGACCATAGTTTCATTGTAAGAAGATAA
- a CDS encoding CDP-glycerol glycerophosphotransferase family protein translates to MELLKSALAFFNIFWWKENVEGTSLNLENVNIENIILYEKGELHIQLANLPNKINVKKELIITNMNNEETVQKINIDSESEAVVNLKDSLLHSGKYAFYLVVEQEKIRLSLDQALHNQIKGWSHAKEISDFLVVPYTTIKNNFSVKVIDMCEHNSSNTLPHVVESLDKVNGKVTIKGKVFAEKHLKDNLEFIVKRRGSKLSYQLPLVIKHNKWEGHIDFSNWEPSKGIWDYYLKTENKKYRIQIENDQLINNTKGSIFPSRRESRWNKFYITRNGKLSSKIQSATIKMKSVEAKVFNDWKVKCWGVLKSSIIGAKTGDVEVLILRRNIYEEFVVPLKLEPKSGNEDVYKFEFELNYKDLIPSEHKEIYRGDVFLRIPLENDKQKIRFQLENDELAYQSRITIEDDKIFQIYFYSTINQQLSIAFKDLSIERNVTNIQLSHESLKIEGYAYLDTVEWVEKEGVLRYLVIRERESEREYVTPLEGIQNNLESHGYRYTYSGFSCELNVNEFLDLSNEEKKIFDLYVRFRYKGNIKERRVGQKEFNYFKDDIIDRTVLTKTSFNEILYLTYTPSGNIKIEINRIPLEAIPYLTKSYWEENRSGHEDIWLIGERPDTAQDTGYHFFKYCRENFPDMKVYYAIDSQSGDLENIEYLGNVLHIGTLEHYKISATATAFIGSHDLEYFLPAKAVEFESFKNGKRVFLQHGVLGRKNVEYHKDYYKYPFDLFCVSSLSEKNLVIKKLGYDKEDVKVTGLTRFDNLLKQKNNNYSILFIPTWRDWLLNEEQFLESDYFGRYKSFLKNPNLHKLLDEYNVELNCYPHYRMQPFIDHFDITRENIKVIKLGEKSVQDLLLESNFMITDYSSVSFDYHYMEKPVVFYHFDRESFFRNGILRPVEETFLGDICFTEDSLIQKVQSYIENGFKEREIFTRKKDLIFNNIDSNNCERVYNEIKQF, encoded by the coding sequence ATGGAACTTCTAAAAAGCGCGCTGGCTTTTTTTAATATATTTTGGTGGAAAGAAAATGTTGAGGGTACTTCCCTTAACCTGGAGAACGTCAACATAGAGAATATTATCTTATATGAAAAGGGAGAGCTGCATATCCAGCTTGCAAATCTACCTAATAAAATCAATGTAAAAAAAGAATTAATAATCACTAATATGAATAATGAAGAAACTGTCCAAAAAATTAATATTGATTCGGAGTCTGAAGCAGTTGTTAATTTAAAGGACAGTTTGTTACATAGCGGTAAGTATGCTTTTTATTTAGTTGTTGAGCAAGAAAAAATTCGTTTAAGCCTGGATCAGGCGTTACATAACCAAATTAAAGGCTGGTCTCATGCTAAAGAAATCAGTGATTTCCTGGTAGTGCCTTATACCACTATAAAGAACAATTTTAGTGTGAAGGTAATAGACATGTGTGAACATAACTCCTCTAATACATTACCCCATGTAGTAGAAAGCCTCGATAAAGTTAATGGAAAAGTTACCATAAAGGGAAAGGTTTTTGCAGAGAAACATCTGAAAGATAATTTAGAGTTTATTGTGAAAAGAAGAGGATCTAAATTAAGTTATCAACTGCCCCTAGTAATAAAACATAATAAATGGGAAGGTCATATAGACTTTTCTAATTGGGAGCCTTCTAAAGGAATATGGGACTATTATTTAAAGACAGAAAATAAAAAGTATAGAATTCAGATAGAAAATGATCAATTAATTAACAACACCAAAGGCAGTATATTTCCATCCAGAAGAGAATCCAGATGGAATAAATTCTATATAACTAGAAATGGAAAACTTTCTTCTAAAATTCAATCGGCCACAATTAAGATGAAAAGTGTAGAAGCAAAAGTTTTCAATGATTGGAAAGTTAAATGCTGGGGTGTGTTAAAAAGCAGTATTATTGGAGCGAAAACGGGAGATGTCGAAGTTTTAATTTTAAGGAGGAACATTTATGAAGAGTTTGTTGTGCCACTAAAACTAGAACCAAAAAGTGGGAATGAAGACGTCTATAAATTTGAGTTTGAATTGAATTATAAAGATTTAATTCCTTCTGAACATAAAGAAATTTACAGGGGAGATGTTTTTTTACGGATCCCTTTAGAAAACGATAAACAAAAGATACGCTTCCAACTAGAAAATGATGAGTTAGCCTATCAATCAAGAATTACAATAGAAGATGATAAGATTTTTCAAATTTATTTTTACTCTACCATTAATCAACAGTTGTCCATTGCTTTTAAAGATTTGAGCATCGAACGGAATGTCACGAACATTCAGTTATCTCATGAAAGCTTGAAAATAGAAGGGTATGCTTACTTGGACACAGTAGAGTGGGTTGAAAAAGAAGGTGTGTTAAGGTATTTAGTTATTCGGGAAAGAGAGTCAGAAAGAGAGTATGTTACTCCATTAGAAGGGATTCAAAACAATCTTGAAAGCCACGGTTATCGGTACACTTATAGTGGTTTTAGCTGTGAACTTAATGTGAACGAATTTTTGGATCTTTCTAATGAGGAGAAAAAGATATTTGATCTTTATGTACGGTTCCGATACAAAGGGAATATTAAGGAGAGGAGAGTAGGGCAAAAAGAGTTTAATTATTTTAAAGATGATATTATAGACCGTACAGTATTAACAAAAACATCTTTTAATGAGATTCTGTATTTAACTTATACTCCAAGTGGCAACATAAAAATTGAAATAAATCGGATTCCTTTAGAAGCCATACCGTATTTAACTAAAAGCTATTGGGAGGAAAACCGTAGCGGGCATGAAGATATCTGGCTGATTGGGGAACGTCCAGATACAGCTCAGGATACGGGGTATCACTTTTTTAAATATTGCCGGGAGAATTTCCCAGACATGAAAGTTTATTATGCGATTGACTCTCAGTCAGGTGATTTAGAAAATATTGAGTACTTAGGAAACGTACTTCATATAGGAACTTTAGAACATTATAAGATTTCGGCTACAGCTACTGCATTCATAGGCTCGCATGACTTAGAATACTTTCTCCCGGCAAAAGCAGTAGAATTTGAGTCATTTAAGAATGGGAAAAGGGTTTTTCTTCAACATGGTGTTTTAGGAAGGAAAAATGTAGAGTACCATAAAGATTATTATAAATATCCATTTGATTTATTTTGTGTAAGCTCACTATCAGAAAAGAATTTAGTCATTAAAAAATTGGGGTATGATAAAGAAGATGTAAAAGTAACAGGACTGACTCGCTTTGACAACCTGCTCAAACAGAAGAATAATAACTATTCCATATTATTTATACCAACCTGGAGAGATTGGCTTTTAAATGAAGAGCAATTCTTAGAATCTGATTATTTTGGCAGATATAAGAGTTTTTTAAAAAATCCCAATCTGCATAAATTATTAGATGAGTATAATGTAGAACTTAATTGCTATCCTCATTATCGAATGCAGCCCTTTATTGACCATTTTGACATTACACGGGAAAATATTAAGGTTATTAAACTTGGTGAAAAGTCTGTTCAAGACCTTTTATTGGAAAGTAATTTTATGATAACCGATTATTCTTCTGTATCATTTGATTATCATTATATGGAAAAACCAGTTGTTTTTTATCATTTTGATAGGGAATCTTTTTTTAGAAACGGTATACTAAGGCCCGTGGAAGAAACTTTTTTAGGAGATATCTGCTTTACTGAAGACTCTTTAATTCAGAAGGTTCAAAGTTATATTGAGAATGGGTTTAAAGAGAGAGAAATATTCACTAGAAAGAAAGACTTAATTTTTAATAATATTGATTCAAACAATTGTGAAAGAGTGTACAATGAAATTAAACAATTTTAA
- a CDS encoding CDP-glycerol glycerophosphotransferase family protein, whose product MKNRLKPFVADVKLHKDEKISIYIPVSKEDDRINRLILINRQSYEEINLPLFEKDVNDNVRLIYGILEYQKWNEKLLNGEFWDLYLQNGEGNHRLNSNNHAIEYVRVKGEESGKTFHPYLTKKGNVSFRFSEIDFFGGINSLTLSEEGKLSLLGKVEKVDLDNVREANLLISDSLNVETRIPLNITAQKNSSFDEFEAEADLVNFYTGELPNYLKFSIELETSDGNQTMWRESPRLKFYGKNDLDKSFLTNIEDIDVKFKVSKTKVMKYLSVQIVEDNFIKESLRKAERKIVKVRRGKKALDVYKKVFRLFSFLPSNQNLVVFESFHGKQYSDSPRAIYEYMKENYPSYELIWSADRRHYPDFMEKDLPVVRRFSLKWLLVMTRAGYWVTNTRLPNWLPKPKGTEYVQTWHGTPLKRLAADMDEVHMPGTNTLKYKSNFIKEANKWDYLVAPNEYSSEIFKSAFLFGKNMIESGYPRNDYLYNQNNPQTIRALKTKLNLPEDKKVVLYAPTWRDNQFYQRGKYKFDLSLDLQKMKDELGDEYVVVLRMHYLIAENFDLGPFEGFAYDFSKHEDIRDLYLISDILITDYSSVFFDYANLRRPIIFYVYDIDEYRDSLRGFYLDLEKEAPGPLTKTTEEVIASIKEFERNNYQLDDSFEAFYERFCAWEKGESSKRVVETVFQ is encoded by the coding sequence ATGAAAAATAGGTTGAAGCCATTCGTAGCAGATGTAAAGCTGCACAAGGATGAAAAAATATCCATATATATTCCCGTTTCAAAGGAAGACGATAGGATTAATCGATTAATCTTAATTAATCGCCAATCTTATGAAGAGATTAATCTGCCTTTGTTTGAAAAAGATGTTAACGATAATGTAAGGCTAATATATGGAATTTTAGAGTACCAAAAGTGGAATGAAAAATTGCTGAATGGAGAGTTCTGGGATCTTTATTTGCAAAATGGAGAAGGAAACCACCGACTAAATTCCAATAATCATGCTATTGAATATGTCAGAGTTAAAGGAGAAGAATCAGGAAAAACATTCCACCCATATTTAACAAAGAAAGGAAATGTTTCCTTTAGATTCAGTGAAATTGACTTCTTTGGCGGCATCAATAGCTTAACTCTCAGTGAAGAAGGAAAGCTTTCATTATTGGGTAAAGTAGAAAAAGTGGATTTAGATAACGTAAGGGAAGCTAATTTGTTGATTAGTGATTCTTTAAACGTTGAAACAAGAATCCCGTTAAATATAACAGCCCAAAAGAACTCTTCATTCGATGAATTTGAGGCGGAAGCTGATCTCGTTAATTTCTACACAGGTGAACTTCCAAATTATTTGAAGTTTTCTATTGAGTTAGAGACCTCTGATGGAAATCAAACGATGTGGCGAGAGAGTCCCCGCTTAAAGTTCTACGGTAAAAATGACTTAGATAAGTCGTTTCTTACTAATATAGAAGACATTGATGTGAAATTTAAGGTTTCTAAGACTAAAGTGATGAAGTATCTCAGTGTTCAAATCGTTGAAGACAACTTTATTAAGGAGTCACTTAGAAAAGCTGAAAGAAAAATTGTTAAAGTTAGAAGGGGCAAGAAGGCCTTAGACGTTTATAAGAAAGTTTTCCGTTTATTCAGCTTTCTGCCAAGCAATCAAAATTTAGTGGTTTTTGAAAGCTTTCATGGCAAACAGTATAGCGACAGCCCAAGAGCGATTTATGAGTATATGAAAGAGAATTATCCATCTTATGAGTTGATATGGAGTGCAGACCGACGCCACTATCCGGACTTTATGGAAAAAGATCTTCCTGTTGTAAGACGTTTCTCTTTAAAGTGGCTGCTCGTTATGACAAGAGCGGGGTATTGGGTTACGAACACACGTCTTCCTAACTGGCTTCCTAAACCAAAGGGTACTGAGTATGTCCAAACATGGCATGGTACTCCTTTAAAACGCTTGGCCGCTGATATGGATGAAGTTCATATGCCCGGCACGAACACTTTGAAATATAAGAGCAACTTTATTAAGGAAGCAAATAAGTGGGATTACCTTGTAGCTCCTAATGAGTACTCCAGCGAAATATTCAAGAGTGCTTTCTTATTCGGTAAAAATATGATTGAATCGGGATATCCAAGAAATGATTATTTATATAATCAAAATAACCCGCAGACGATTCGCGCATTAAAAACCAAATTGAATCTGCCTGAAGATAAAAAGGTTGTGCTTTATGCACCTACGTGGCGAGACAATCAGTTTTATCAAAGAGGGAAATACAAGTTTGATTTGAGTTTAGATCTTCAAAAAATGAAGGATGAACTTGGCGATGAATATGTAGTTGTTCTGCGTATGCACTATCTAATTGCCGAGAACTTTGATCTTGGCCCATTCGAAGGGTTTGCTTATGACTTTTCTAAACACGAAGATATTAGAGACTTGTATCTAATATCTGATATTTTAATTACTGATTATTCTTCCGTTTTCTTTGATTATGCGAACTTAAGAAGGCCGATTATATTCTACGTATATGATATTGATGAATATCGTGACAGTCTACGCGGGTTTTACCTAGATCTTGAGAAGGAAGCACCAGGTCCATTGACTAAGACTACTGAAGAAGTCATTGCTTCTATAAAAGAATTCGAACGAAATAACTACCAGCTCGATGATTCTTTCGAAGCGTTTTATGAAAGATTTTGCGCCTGGGAAAAAGGTGAATCTTCTAAGCGAGTAGTTGAAACCGTCTTTCAATAA
- a CDS encoding ABC transporter permease — translation MKSALTVLKEQIKYFYLVRRLSLYELKSSNNNNYLGMLWELLNPGIQIAIFWFVFGFGIRNRVGEGGMDFFPWMLSGIVVWFMIHQGLIQASKSIYTKIKMLSKMNFPMSVIPSYVIFSKFYPHLMLLAVVIIILNLLGFTVSIYYIQLPLYMIGVLVLLYAISLITSTLATIVRDVQMLLQSTLRMLLYLSPILWDISKFGEDLNWLKIIMQINPFYYVVEAYRTSLLGQGWYFIEEWQYTLYFVSLIAVLFLIGSALHVKFRRHFIDFL, via the coding sequence ATGAAGTCTGCTTTAACCGTGTTAAAAGAACAGATAAAATATTTCTATTTAGTAAGACGGTTATCTTTATACGAGTTGAAAAGCTCGAACAATAATAATTATTTAGGGATGCTATGGGAGCTGCTCAATCCGGGAATTCAAATTGCCATTTTCTGGTTTGTGTTTGGTTTTGGTATACGAAATAGAGTAGGTGAGGGAGGAATGGACTTCTTCCCTTGGATGCTTTCTGGTATCGTAGTCTGGTTTATGATTCACCAAGGCCTGATCCAGGCTTCGAAGTCGATTTATACCAAAATTAAAATGCTGTCTAAGATGAATTTTCCGATGAGTGTGATCCCAAGCTATGTTATTTTTTCTAAGTTTTATCCGCACTTAATGCTGCTGGCTGTTGTTATTATTATTCTCAACTTGCTTGGTTTTACGGTAAGTATTTATTATATTCAGCTGCCTTTATATATGATTGGAGTATTGGTGCTGCTATATGCGATTTCTTTAATTACTTCAACATTAGCTACAATCGTAAGAGATGTTCAGATGCTTTTACAGTCCACACTCAGAATGCTTTTATATCTGTCACCGATTTTGTGGGATATCAGTAAATTCGGTGAAGATCTGAATTGGTTGAAGATTATTATGCAGATCAACCCATTCTACTATGTGGTAGAAGCTTATCGTACATCACTGCTTGGCCAGGGATGGTATTTTATTGAGGAGTGGCAGTACACGCTGTATTTTGTCTCTCTAATTGCTGTCCTGTTCCTGATTGGTTCGGCGCTGCATGTGAAGTTTAGAAGGCACTTTATTGATTTTCTATAA
- the tagH gene encoding teichoic acids export ABC transporter ATP-binding subunit TagH yields MAKSVIVKDVSKKYKLFSNPRERMLDLIVPRKSYGEDFYALQNVSFEVDEGDIVGFVGVNGSGKSTLSNIIAGIVPQTTGSVDVKGQAALIAVNSGLDNKLTGRENIELKLLMLGFSKSEIKSLEDEIIEFAEIEKFIDQPVKSYSSGMKSRLGFAISVNVDPDVLIIDEALSVGDKAFAEKSLNKMYEFKKSGKTMFFVSHSIGQMKKFCEKVLWLEYGEVKEYGPAKEVLGHYEEFLEKYKKMSKQEKKKYKKEVTRKQSGIKATS; encoded by the coding sequence ATGGCTAAATCAGTCATCGTAAAAGATGTATCCAAAAAATATAAGCTTTTCTCAAATCCGCGGGAACGTATGCTGGACCTGATCGTGCCACGTAAATCTTACGGAGAAGATTTTTACGCACTTCAAAACGTCAGCTTCGAAGTGGATGAAGGAGACATCGTCGGCTTTGTCGGGGTCAATGGTTCCGGTAAATCGACTTTATCTAATATTATTGCTGGGATCGTTCCCCAAACGACCGGGTCTGTTGATGTAAAAGGACAGGCAGCCCTAATTGCGGTTAACTCAGGTTTGGATAATAAGCTGACAGGCAGAGAGAATATTGAACTGAAGCTCCTTATGCTTGGTTTCAGCAAGTCTGAAATTAAAAGCCTGGAAGATGAAATTATTGAATTTGCTGAAATAGAAAAGTTTATTGATCAGCCTGTGAAGTCTTATTCCAGCGGTATGAAATCTCGTTTAGGCTTTGCGATTTCAGTCAATGTAGACCCGGATGTGCTCATTATTGATGAGGCGCTCTCTGTCGGAGACAAAGCATTTGCTGAAAAAAGCTTAAATAAGATGTATGAGTTTAAGAAGAGTGGAAAAACGATGTTCTTTGTCAGCCACTCCATTGGGCAGATGAAGAAGTTCTGTGAAAAAGTTCTTTGGCTGGAATATGGGGAAGTAAAAGAGTACGGCCCTGCGAAAGAAGTTCTCGGCCATTATGAAGAATTCTTGGAAAAGTATAAGAAAATGTCTAAACAGGAAAAGAAAAAATATAAAAAAGAAGTTACCCGTAAGCAAAGCGGGATCAAGGCAACATCTTAA
- a CDS encoding glycosyltransferase family 4 protein — MKVLITTIFDYPHEGGLSTHVTTLKKGLETSGHTVDVLSISNISTWKKKLLAQGPGFLMNKLKKGKGQLTNDKQRMKLLAELIKDHEHHYDIINSQDIFATLASLETNLPVVATIHGYYAYEAISRGAIETDSSEAKEIKDLERKAYTKAVANITVDQRIKDYVYETAQAEATVVRNFIDPEPFLKPGKEIRSKFGFPENAPMLFVPRRLTEKNGVIYPLIALKQIAEKHPDVILVYAGTGEQLPAIKKKTSEFNLEDHVYMLGSVAHSEMVELYKTSQIALIPSVHSHGVEEATSISALEAMGSGTPVIAGAVGGLKELIDHRTNGLLFADRDEKELTHHILYLLDNPLQAQDMANKAQQKIQQIHSHSAASEKFLDIYAKAIQKESTPSF; from the coding sequence GTGAAAGTCTTAATTACCACCATTTTCGACTATCCTCATGAAGGCGGCTTGTCCACTCATGTAACGACATTAAAAAAAGGCCTTGAGACCAGCGGCCATACAGTAGATGTGCTGTCAATTTCTAATATATCCACCTGGAAAAAGAAACTGCTGGCACAAGGTCCTGGTTTTTTAATGAATAAGCTTAAGAAAGGCAAGGGACAGCTGACCAATGATAAACAGCGTATGAAATTACTTGCTGAGCTGATCAAAGACCATGAACACCACTATGACATCATTAACTCTCAGGATATTTTTGCTACCTTAGCCTCTTTGGAAACGAACCTTCCAGTAGTCGCTACGATTCATGGTTATTATGCTTATGAAGCGATTAGCCGAGGCGCCATCGAAACAGACAGCTCGGAAGCGAAAGAAATTAAGGACCTTGAACGTAAAGCCTACACAAAAGCGGTCGCTAACATTACAGTCGATCAGCGCATTAAAGATTATGTGTATGAAACCGCACAGGCGGAAGCAACCGTTGTCCGAAACTTTATAGACCCTGAACCTTTCTTGAAACCCGGAAAAGAGATAAGATCCAAGTTCGGCTTTCCTGAAAATGCCCCTATGCTGTTTGTCCCGCGGCGGCTTACAGAAAAGAACGGCGTCATTTATCCACTGATTGCATTAAAGCAAATAGCGGAAAAACATCCGGACGTTATATTAGTGTACGCCGGAACAGGAGAGCAGCTTCCAGCAATTAAGAAAAAGACTTCTGAATTCAACCTTGAGGACCATGTTTATATGCTCGGCTCTGTCGCTCACTCCGAAATGGTGGAGCTTTATAAGACATCGCAGATTGCTCTAATCCCTAGTGTCCACTCTCACGGAGTGGAAGAAGCCACTTCTATTTCTGCCTTAGAAGCCATGGGTTCAGGCACACCTGTGATCGCCGGGGCGGTTGGAGGACTGAAGGAATTAATCGACCATAGAACGAACGGTCTTTTGTTCGCTGACCGTGATGAAAAAGAATTAACCCACCATATTCTATATCTACTGGATAACCCGCTGCAGGCTCAGGACATGGCAAATAAAGCCCAGCAGAAAATCCAGCAGATTCACTCCCATTCGGCCGCATCGGAGAAATTCCTGGACATTTATGCAAAAGCCATTCAAAAAGAAAGCACCCCCTCTTTTTAA